The sequence ATCTTGATCGCCTCCGCATCGCCCTGACCGCGCAGGATCTCGGACTGCTTCTTGGCTTCCGCCACGATGACCACGCGCTGTTTGTCGGCATCGGCGCGGATCTTCTGCGCCTCTTCCTGACCCTGCGCCCGGAATTCCTTGGCCTCGCGTTCACGCTCGGACTTCATCCGATTGTAAATATTGAGGCTGGTTTCTTCCGGATAATCCGCTCGGCGGATCCGCACCTCGACCAGTTCCATGCCAAGCGGGCGGGCGCCGTCATTGGCCTGGGCCCGGATGCTGGCCATGATCTGGATACGCTGATCCGACAGGATGCTCAGCAGCGTCTCGTTACCGAGAACGCGGCGCAGCGCCGAATTGATGATCGGGCTGAGACGCGAGCGCGCGCCGAGTTCGTCGCGAACCGTTTGATAGAACAGCAGCGGATCGACGATCTTGAAACGCGCGTAGCTGTCCACGTCGAGACGCTTCTGGTCGGAGAGGATGACCTGCTGTTTCGGCGGATCGAGATCGAGCACGCGCTTGTCGTAGTAGATCACGTTCTGCCAGGGCATCTTCACTTTGAGGCCCGGATCCTTGACGGCCGCCTTCGGTTCACCGAACTGGAGCACGATCGCCTGCTGAACCTGAGAGACGACGAAAAGGGAAGTGAAGGCGACGATCCCCGCGATCAGGACCAGTACGCCGATAATGGCGAGTCCGCGGTTCATTGCGTGCCTCCCGTCGAGGAGCGGTTCTGCTGGATCTGCTTCTGCACTTCGGGCAGAGGCAGATATGGAACCACTCCGCCTTCGCCGCTAGCGCCGTTGTCGATGATGACCTTGTTCACGTTGCCGAGAACCTCTTCCAGTGTCTCGAGATAGATCCGCTTCTGGGTCACGTCCTTGGCCGCCGAATAAGCCGTGTAGACGGACCGGAAGCGGTCGGCGTCACCGGTTGCGCGGTTGATGACTTCCTGACGGTAGGCGTCCGCCTCCTCGATGATCTGCGCCGCCTCGCCCCGGGCCCGCGGGACAACGTCGTTGCGGAACGTCTCGGCTTCGTTTTTCAGCCGGTCCTTGTCCTGACGGGCACGCTGGACCTCGTTGAAAGCGTCGATCACCTGCTTCGGCGGATCGACCGCGAGCAGCTGGACCTGACGCACATCGACGCCGGCCACGTATTCATTCATCAGATTCTGCAGATCTTCCTGCACCGTGCTTTCGATCAGCTGACGGCCTTCGGTCAGCGCGACCTGAATCGGCCGTTTGCCGATGGCGTCGCGCATCGCGGACTCTGCCGCCATTTTCACGGTCTCTTCCGGATCCTGGAGATTGAAGAGAAAGTGGCCGGCATCGGCGATACGCCAGAACACGACGAAATCGATATCGACGATATTCTCGTCGCCGGTGATCATCTGGCTTTCTTCGGGCACGTCACGCTGCACGGAGCTGCGGCTGGAGCCGTCGCCGGAGCTGCGGTAGCCCACCTCGATGCGGTTTTCGCGCGTCACGTCCGGCCGGATGACGGATCCGATCGGCGACGGAAAATTCCAGTGCAGGCCCGGGTCGGTCGGCACGCCGGTATAACGGCCGAAAACAAGCTCAATGCCCTGCTGGTTCGGCTGCACACGGTAGAGGCCGGAGAAAAGCCAGAGTGCGAGAAGACCGACGACGACAAGAGTGATCCCGGTCGGACCTCCGAGGCCCTTCGGCAACATGCCCCTCAACCGCGCCTGGCCCTGGCGGATCACCTCGTCGATGTCCGGCGGCTGCTGGCCGCCCCCACCACCGCCGAAACCTCCCGGTCCGCGGCCGCCCCAGGGAGACTTGCCGCCTCCACCGCCGCCTGACCCGTTACCACCGCCGCCGCCCCAAGGACCGCCGCCACCACCTTGATTACTCCAAGGCATATATGTTTCCCCTCATTTCCAAGCGCATCGTCGCTCTTAGCAGATGCCCCCCCGGTTGCAAAGAAATAGGGGAAGCGTATATCTGCTTGCGCACCACAGAGTGCTGCATCCGCATATTGGCCAAAAGCCGGAGAAATCAAGCATGGCACGGGTAACGGAAGAACAGGTCCTGGCGGCGCTGAAGGCCGTCGAAGACCCCGACAAGGGGCAGGACATCGTCAGCCTCGGCATGGTGAGCGGCCTTGTCGTCAAGGACGGCAATGTCGGTTTCGCGATCGAGGTCGACCCCCAGCGCGGCCCACAGCTCGAGCCGCTGCGCCAGGCAGCGGAGAAGGCCGTCGACGGCCTCGCCGGCGTGCTCTCCGTCACCGCCGTGCTGACGGCCCACCGCCCGTCCGGACAAGGTCAGCCGCCGCAGCAGGGCGCGCCGAGGCAGGCGCCGCAAGCCGGCCCCGGAACGCAGGCGCGCCCGGCGCAGAACACTCAGAAGACGCTGGTCCCTGGCATCAAGTCGATCATCGCCATCGCCTCGGGCAAGGGTGGTGTCGGCAAATCCACCACCGCGATCAACCTCGCGCTCGCGCTGAAGGCGTCCGGCCTCACCGTCGGCATCCTCGACGCCGATATCTACGGCCCCTCCCTGCCCCGCATGATGGGCATTTCCGGCCGCCCGACCACGGAGGACGGCAAGACCCTAAAGCCGCTGGAGCGGTTCGGGATCAAATGCATGTCCATCGGCTTCCTGGTGCCGGAGGACAGCCCGACGATCTGGCGCGGGCCTATGGTGATGAGCGCGCTGGAACAGATGCTGCGCGACGTGCTCTGGGGCGAGCTCGACGTGCTCGTGGTCGACATGCCGCCGGGCACCGGCGACGCCCAGCTCACCATGTCGCAGCGCGTGCCGCTCGCCGGCGCCGTGATCGTCTCGACGCCGCAGGACATCGCCCTGCTGGACGCCCGCAAGGGCCTCAACATGTTCCGCAAGGTCGATGTGCCGGTGCTCGGCATCATCGAGAACATGAGCTATTTCCTCTGCCCGAGCTGCGGCGAGCGCTCCGACATCTTCGGCCATGGCGGCGCCCGCGACGAGGCCGAGCGGATCGGCGTCGATTTCCTCGGCGAAGTTCCGCTGCATATGGACATCCGCGAGACGTCGGATGCCGGTAACCCGATCGTCGTTTCCGCTCCGGAGAGCGCGCATGCGGTTGCCTACAAGGGCATCGCGGAGAAGGTCTGGGCGAAGATCGGCAGCGGCGACAGCGGGCGCCGGGCGGCGCCCAAGATCGTCTTCAACTAGACGCCGACAGTGGCGCTCCGCCGTTCCATGATCACGGTGTCGCGCCACTGCCCTTCCATCGGGCCGTAGGTCATCTTGGCGATCCGCTCGCGGCGCCCGAGAACGCGGAAGCCGTAAGCCTCATGCAAACGGATGCTGGCCTCGTTCTCGGGGAAAATGCTGGTCTGCAAGGTCCAGAACCCGGCACGCTCGGAGGCCGACACCAGCGCTTCGAGCAGCTTCCGTCCGACACCCTGTCCGCGTGCGTTTGCCGAGATATAGATGCTGTGCTCGGCGACGCCGCGATAGACCGCGCGCTTGGAGACCGGCGTCAGGGCGACCCAGCCGACGACTTCGCGGCCGATCGCCGCCACGAGCCGGCATTCCGGCAGATATTTCTCGTCGAAGGCCGGCCAGTCGGGCGCAACGGACTCGAAGGTCGCGTGACCGGTCTCGATCCCGGCCTGATAGATCGCCAGCACCCGGCTCGCATCCTCCGGAACCATCGCCCGGATTTCGATCGCGCTTGCGGTCATGGCCTCAGCTCCGCTCCAGCGTGACGAAACTGTGCGCCGGGCTGCCGTCCTTCTCCGGATGGTCCGTCCGCTCCGTCTCTCTCCAGTCCGCGCGGTCGAAATCCGGGAAACGGGTCTTGCCCTCGACCTCGAGATGGATCTCGGTGACGTGCATGCGCTGCACCTTGTCCATCGCCTGACGGTAGATCTCCGCTCCTCCGAAGACAACGATCTCGTCGACACCGTCATTCAGCGCAATGCGGCGCGCCAGATCCAGCGCCTCGGTAACATCGTGAGCGACCTGCACGCCGTCCGCCTTGAAGCCGCGGTCGCGGGTGACGACGATGTTGGTGCGCCCCGGCAGCGGCCGTCCGATCGACTGGAAGGTCTTGCGCCCCATCACCAGGGGCTTGCCCATGGTGATCCGTTTCACCCGCCTCAGGTCGTCCGGAAGATGCCAGGGCATCTTCTCCCCGTCACCGATCACGCCATTGTCGGAGACGGCGACGACGATCGCCGGCACCGGAAACTTCACCACTTTGTCGCTCATGAAAGGTCCTAGACCGCGACCGGCGCGGCGATGTGCGGAGCGGCCTCGTAATCGAGCAGCTCGAAATCCTCGAAACGGAAGGCGAAGAGGTCGGTCACCTCCGGATTGATCCGCATGGTCGGCAAACGTCCCGGAATGCGCTGCAACTGCTCGCGGGCCTGATCGAAATGGTTCTTGTAGAGATGCGCATCGCCGAAGGAGTGAATGAACTCGCCCGGCTTCAGTCCTGTCACCTGGGCCACCATCATGGTGAGCAGCGCATAGGAGGCGATATTGAACGGGACGCCGAGGAAGATGTCCGCGCTGCGCTGGTAGAGCTGGCAGGAGAGCTCGCCGTCGGCGACATAGAACTGGAAGAGGCAATGGCACGGCGGCAGCGCCATCTTCGGCACGTCCGCCGGGTTCCAAGCAGTGACGATCAGCCGCCGGGAATCCGGCCGGTCGCGGATATCGTCGAGCAGGTTCCGGATCTGGTCGATCGTGCCGCCGTCGCGGTCCGGCCAGGAGCGCCACTGATGACCGTAGACCGGACCGAGATCGCCGTTCTCGTCCGCCCACTCGTTCCAGATCCGGACCCCGTTCTGCTGCAGATAGGCGATGTTCGTGTCGCCCGCCAGGAACCAGAGAAGTTCGTGGATGATGGATTTCAGATGCAGCTTCTTGGTCGTCAGAACCGGAAATCCCGCCGAAAGGTCGAACCGCATCTGGTGGCCGAAGATGGAGCGCGTGCCGGTCCCGGTTCGGTCCGTCTTGTCCGTTCCTTCCTCCAGGACCTTTGCCATGAGATCGAGATATTGCCGCATGCGGGAGTCGCCCAGTCGAGTTCCGAGTAATAGGATATATATTGTGAAGCCGTGCCCGGCCAACGCAAGCGATTGCGGTTCGCCAGCGATTGCAGATTGACACCCGTCTGAATCCGCTCGCACTTTTGCCCCGATCATTCCTGCCGACGGGACCGGACCGAAAGGGCCACGATGCCGGATAGCCGCGACTCATTGCTGGCCGACAGCCGCCGCCTGATGACCGAAGGCAGATGGAACGAGGCCTGCGCGCGCCTGGAACAAGGCCTCGCCGCGGCGCCCAGCGACATACTGATCGCCTTTACCCTCGCGACGGCCTACCGGCTCTCCGGTTCCACCGAGCGCGCCGCCGACCTGTTCGATCGCCTGCACAATGCGCTACCGGACATGGCCGAGGCCGCGGTCGGTCTGGCCCAGTGCCGGTCTGATCTCGGCGCACCGGACGAGGCAAGAACGGCACTGCGCCGCTTCGCCATCCGCAACCCGGAGGCGTCCCAGGTTTATTCGGCGCTCGGCGAGATCAGCTTGAAAACCGGGTGCAATGACGATGTCGTTGCGGCATTTTCCCGCTCGGTCGCGCTCGCCCCGACGGCGGCACATCACGGCAACCTCGCCGAGGCCCTCAGCCTGCGAAACATGTTCGAAAGCGCCGAGCGCCACTACAAGGCCGCCCTAAAACTCGCGCCGGACAGTCCGGCATCGCGACGGAATTACGCCATTCACCTTCTGGTCCAGGGCAAGGTCGAGGAAGGGTGGCGCGCCTTCGAAGCACGGCTCGATCCGCGTCTGCCCGACGCGCCCGCACGCACCCTGACACTGCCCCGCTGGGACGGAAGCGACATTCGTGAGCGGCACCTGCTTGTGGTCAGCGAACAGGGCCTCGGCGACGAGATTCGCCTCGCGGCTTTGCTGCCAGAACTTGCCGGGAAAGCTCGGCAATTGACGGTCGAATGCGACCCGCGCCTTGTTTCGCTGTTCGAACGGTCACTTCCCGGCATCCGGATCCATGCCTTCTCCCGCATCAAACGGGGCGGTCGCGGCCACTATTCCTATGGCTGGCTGCCGCCGGAAGATGGCCCGGACTGTTACATCGAACTTGGCAGCGTCGCTTTCAGGCTCGCCCGCCCGCTGACCTTGCCGAATAACGATCACGGTTTCCTCAAACCTGACCCGGACATTTCGGCGCCGCTTCGGGACCGGCTGCGCGATCAGCCGGGGCCCGCGCGCTGGGTCGGCCTTTCCTGGGCCAGCGGAGCGCAGCATTTCGGCCGCGCCACGAACTATCCGCCCCTCGAAGCCTGGCGCGATCTCCTGTCGCTGCCGGACGTTTCCTTCCTGTGCCTGCAATACGATCCGACGGCCGAGGATATCGAGCGGCTTTCGGAGTTCTCGGGACAGAATATCCTGCAGCTCGAAGGACTGGATCTGCGCAACGACATCGAAAGCCTCGCCGCCCTTTCCGGCTGCCTCGATCTCGTACTCTCCGTCGGTAACGCGACAGCCGCGCTCGCTGGTGCCGTCGGGACACCGACCATCGAATTGCTGTCAACGCCCGGCTGGGTCCCGCTGATCGAGGGACAGGACAGTTTTCTCGCCGCGAACCACCGCTGCACGCAATCCGTTCCCGGAGACTGGAGCGCGCCGATGAAACGTGCGAGAGAACTCGCACTCCTGCGTCTCGCGCAATCCTGAATCTCTCGATCTGCGGCCAACTCTCCTCTTTTTCCCGAGGGCACAAGCGCCTATATTCAGCCTGTCGGGCAACCGACTATGGCGATAAACGGCCTATGGAATAAGCATTGCGGACCCGGGGGCGGTACCCGGCGCCTCCACCAAAGATATCTGGCCTCACGGCTGGCTCCTTGGGGGCGAAATAGGATCGACGCGTGTGGTAAAGATAGTCTTTTCGCTCGGCATGGTTCCGCCGTTATCGGGCCATTATAGTAGTTGCAAACGACAACTATGCGGAAGCTCGCCTCGCTGCGTAAGCAGTCAGGTGCTTCAATTAAGTCCTAAGGGTTCGCACTTTTAGGCGGGGTTTGGGGCGCACCTGGCAACAGAAGCGTCCCGCTTAAATTTGAGAGTGCCGAACGACGCGTACCCGGGGGAAATTTTGGAAGAGCCTTTCCAATACGACATGATGGTGGACGAGGCGCTGCGCGGAGTTGTCCGGCGCGCGCTCCGACAGGTCGCGCAGCATGGCCTCCCCGGCAATCACCACTTCTATATCACCTTCAAGACCCGGGCCGATGGCGTCTCCATTCCGCCCTACCTGCTTGAGAAATATGCCGACGAGATGACCATCGTGCTCCAGTTCCAGTTCTGGGACCTGGAAATCGAGGAAGAGCTCTTCACCGTCTCGCTCAGCTTCAACGACGTGCGCGAGCGGCTCGTCATTCCGTTCGCGGCAATCACCGGGTTTGCGGATCCGTCCGTCAAGTTCGGGCTCCAGTTCCAGACCCTCGACGAGAGCGAGCTGGAAGACATGGACCTGCCCGAAATGTCCGACGACGAGGCCGCGGAAGAGCTGCCGGAAAACGACGGCAATACAGAGGCCATGGGCCAGGTCGTCTCGCTCGATAATTTCCGCAAGAAGAAGTAAGGTCCGGCGCGCCTGCGCCTCGGGCCGGCCATAACGGGACGCGACCAACGCGACCGAAGTGCTGAGCTATGCTGGAGAGAGACTGATGGAAGAGATGAACTTCACCGAGATGTTTCCGCTCGCGGAAGACAAGACCGAATACCGCAAGCTGAGCGGCGACCATGTCGGCGTCGAGAAATTCCGCGGTCAGGACATGCTCGTGATCGAGCCGGAAGCCTTCACGCTGCTGACCGAGCAGGCCTTCCGCGACATCTCCCACCTGCTGCGCCCGGCGCATCTGCAGCAACTGAAGAACATCCTCGAGGACAGCGAGGCGACGAACAACGACAAGTTCGTCGCCTACGAGCTTCTGAAGAACGCGGCCATTTCCGCCGGCGGCGTGCTGCCGATGTGCCAGGACACCGGCACCGCCATCGTGATGGGCAAGAAGGGCCAGAACGTCTTCACCGGCTTCAACGAGGAACGCGACATCGCGCGCGGCGTCTTCAACATCTACACCAAGCACAATCTGCGCTACAGCCAGATGGCGCCGCTCGACATGTTTACGGAGAAGAACACGGCCTCGAACCTGCCGGCGCAGATCGAGCTCTATGCGACCGAGGGCGACGCCTACAAGTTCATGTTCTGCCAGAAGGGCGGCGGCTCGGCGAACAAGTCGTTCCTATATCAGGAAACCAAGGCGATCCTGAACCCGTCCGCCCTGATGAAGTTCCTCGACACCAAGATCCGCACGCTCGGCACCGCGGCCTGCCCGCCCTATCACCTCGCGATCGTGATCGGCGGCACCTCGGCCGAATTCAACATGAAGACGGTGAAACTGGCCTCGACGAAGTATCTCGACGGCCTGCCGACCAAGGGCAGCGAGTCCGGCCACGCCTTCCGCGACGTGGAGATGGAGCAGCAGGTGCTGAAGATGACCCAGGAAATGGGCATCGGCGCGCAGTTCGGCGGCAAGTATTACTGCCACGACGTCCGCGTCATCCGCCTGCCGCGCCACGGCGCCTCCCTTCCGGTCGGCATCGGCGTTTCCTGCTCCGCCGACCGCCAGTGCTTTGCCAAGATCACGAAGGACGGGATCTTCGTCGAGAGGCTCGAGACCGATCCGGCGAAATACATGCCGGACATCGATCCGAGCGAGTTCGAGGGTGACGTGGTGAAGATCGATCTCAACAAGCCGATGGAAGAGATCCGCAAGACCCTCAGCCAGTATCCGATCAAGACCCCGGTCTCGCTGAGCGGCCCGATCATCGTCGCGCGCGACATCGCCCACGCGAAGCTGAAGGAGCGCCTCGACAGCGGCCAGGGACTGCCGGACTACATCAAGAACCACCCGGTCTATTATGCAGGCCCGGCCAAAACCCCGGAAGGCTACGCTTCCGGCTCGTTCGGTCCGACCACCGCCGGTCGCATGGACTCTTACGTCGATCCCTTCATGGAAGCGGGCGGCAGCTTCGTCATGCTGGCCAAGGGCAACCGCTCGCCGCAGGTTCGCGAAGCCTGCAAGAAGTACGGCGGCTTCTATCTCGGCTCCGTCGGCGGCGCGGCCGCGAAGCTGGCGCTGGACAGCATCAAGAAGGTCGAGGTGCAGGAATATCCGGAGCTCGGCATGGAAGCGGTCTGGCGTATCGAGGTCGAGGACTTCCCGGCCTTCATCGTCACCGACGACAAGGGCAACGACTTCTTCTCCAACATCTGATCCCTGCCCGGTGCCGGCATCAGACTTCCTCGAGAACGGCCCCGAGAATGCGCCTGCGACCCTGATCCTGGCGCACGGGGCCGGTGCGCCGATGGATACGCCCTTCATGAACCGGGTCGCGGAGGGCATCGCCGAAGCCGGGTACCGTGTCCTGCGGTTTGAATTCCCCTATATGGCAGCCCGCCGGACCGAAGGTGGCCGAAGACCGCCTGACCGGCAACCCGTGTTGCTCGAAACCTGGCGCGAGACAATTGCAGCGGCTTCGGGGACTGGGCCGCTCTTCATAGGCGGCAAGTCCATGGGCGGGCGCATGGCAACGCTTGTCGCGGAGGAATCCGGCGTCGCCGGCACGCTCTGTTTCGGCTACCCGTTCCACCCGCCCGGCAACCCCGAGAAACTCCGCACCGCGCATCTCGAGACCATGACCTGCCCAACTCTGATCCTGCAGGGCGAGCGCGATCCGTTCGGGGGCCGGGAAGAAGTTGAAGGCTACAAGCTGTCCGGCAATGTCGAACTTTATTGGGCGGCGGACGGAAATCACGATCTCGCCCCGCGCAAGGCGTCCGGTCATACGGTCAACGACAACCTCGCGGGCGCAATCGATGCCGCTCTGAAATTCATGAAGAAGGTGAGCCGGTCAGGACCGTCCTAGTGCTTCGCGGACCGCGTATTGGCCGAAGACTGGATCAGTTCGGTGGGCGACGGGATTTTCTTTTCAAGGGCCGGGAGCTGCAGTTCGTCTGAGTTCGTTCGGTAGACGATATAGGCGCTGGCCATCCATCCACCAGCGACCACCGGACCGACGACAAGGGTAACAAGGCAGACCATGCCAACGAAACGTGCGACGGAGCGAAGCAACGCTTCGGAAAAGCTTTCTTCGGCCTGTTCCCAAACAGCCACTATTCAACCCCACCAAGTCTTCGCGAGCCGACTTTCCGAACGCCCGACGCTCTGCTCACCCCAAAATACAGCGCAACAATAGCAGAAAGGATTCGGACTCTCAATGCTATGTCGCAACAAGATGCTACAAGTCTCACAAATTACTGGATTTTCTCTAGCCAGAGTTACCCGGAAGGTGGGCCGCTCCACGAAGCCAATCGCAGTCAAGACCTTCACAATTGAAACTTCTTGCAGAAAATTATTAAAAAAAGATAACTGAATATGCTCGTTCTCTATGCATATCTTAAGCGAGGCCACAGCCACCCAAACGACCAAAAGGGTGGCAATTTGTCACGTCAGAAGAACGCTGGGCCTACTCATATTCACGCCAAGTTATCTTCTTGACGCGAGCAGCTTCATCCCCGAGCCGAAAAAAAGTCCGCACCGGACTCGGGATCTTCAGGCGCCACGAGCAGATCCGGACCGGGTCGAACTCGACGAAGGTCGCAATCCCCTCGAAATCGCATTTAAATTACAGAAAATACAACGCGATAGATGAAGCCTGTAACTTACAAAACAGCCGTTTGATGCTATATTTAAAAATAAGAGCATATAATCGGCAGGTGCTCGATTGCTCTGCTGCATTGTCAAAATGGAACTGAGGCCATGGCCATCAACAACTCCATCAACACGAATGCCGGCGCGTTTACCGCGCTCCGGAATCTGAATTCCGCGCGCTCCTTTCAGGATCAGACACAGAACCGGATCTCGACCGGACAGCGTGTATCGGGCGCCCTCGATCAGGCCGCGATCTTCGCTATTGCACAGAGCATCCGCGGCGAGCTCAGCGCGAATGCCGCTGTCCAGCAGGGGCTCAATCAGACGGCGGGCGCCGTAAGCGTTGCGACCGCCGGCGCGACCGGAATTTCCAACCTGACCCAGGATATTCAGGGCAAGCTTGTCGAACTGTCGAACCCCGCGCTTACCGCCGAACAGCGCGGCATCGTCCAGAACGACGTGAACGCGCTTCTGGAACAGGCGCAGGGTTTCGTCGACAACGCCAGCTTCAACGGAACGAACCTGCTGCAATCCGGCGCAGGCGACCTGAACACGCTGCAGAACGAGAACGGCGACACCCTGACCGTTTCCGGTCAGGGCAGCGTGGGAGACAGTCTCACGGCGCTTGCCGCGGCGGATTTCAGCGATCCGGCTTCCGTCCTGTCGAACGAGTTTGCGGCCTTCCAGACCGCCCTCAACAATTCGCTCGGAGAGCTGGGGGCAAGTTCCCGGCGCATCGTCGCGCAGAACGACCAGCTCCAGGGTATCTCGGATGCAACGGAAGAAGGTCTCGGCAATCTCGTCGACGCCAATCTCGGACGCGAAGCCGCCCGGCTCGCAGCCGATCAGGCACGCGGCCAACTCAGCCAGCTCTCCCTTGGCATCGCCAACCGCAGCCCGGAAGTCGTGCTCGGTCTGTTCCGCTCCTGACCCTCGCCTGAACCAGCCAATCAGGCCGGTCTTTACGGCAGCAAGGACAGAGTCACATCCAGCCCCGCTCCCTGAAATAGCGCACCGCGCCGTTATGGACCGGCGCGGAACGGCCGCTGGTTATCATTTCGGATTCTTTGAGATGCGAAAAGGCCGGATGGAGGTTCTTGAAAACCTCCAAGTTTGCGAAGACCGCCTTCGTAATTTCGTAGATGACGTCATCGGATAACGCGGCGGAAGTGATCAGGGTCGCGGCGACACCGATGCTGTGTACGTCGTTCGAATTACCTGCATACATGCCCCCCGGAATCATGACCTTGCGGTAATAGGGATGCTCCTCGACCAGCTTGTCGATTTCCCGACCTGTGACATTGACCAGCACGGCATCGCAGGAAGCGACCGATTCCTTGGTCAGCGCCGACGGATGACCGACCAGCCAGAAATAGGCATCGATCTTGTTGTCACAAAGCGCCTGTCCGGTTTCAGCGGATGTGAGCTCAGCGGCGAATTTCAGGTCGCTACGCGTCCAGCCGAGGGCTTTCTCGACGATCTGATAGGTATCTCGGCTGCCGGAACCCGGATTTCCGATATTGACCCGGTGCCCCTTCAGATCGGTCACATTTTTGATGCCTGCGTCTGCGCGGGCAACGACCGTGATAGGTTCGGAATGCAATGAGAATACAGAGCGCAGATCGGCGAAGGCGCCGGCGTCCTCGAACGACCCCTCTCCCTTATAGGCACTGTAGAGGACGTCCGCCTGGGCAACGCCCATGTCCAGTTCGCCATCGCGGATCGTGTTGATGTTATAGATCGAGCCGCCGGTCGATTCGACGGAGCAACGGATGCCGTGCTTCTTGCGGTCTTTGTTCACAAGGCGGCAGATCGCGCCGCCGGTCGGGTAGTAAACGCCGGTCACTCCACCGGTGCCGATTGTGATGAGCCTTTGCTCGACGGCATTGGCATCCCGGGTTGAGCCCAAGAAAGCCGCGCCGGAAACCAGTGCCGTCGCGATGCCAAGTGCGAACGCCTTTTTCATGAAGCCTCCTCGAATGAACGTGTTGGCCTGAATTGCAGCAGGGTAAAAGCCGAGTTCCCGAAAATCGAGCGTCCGACCCGATATCCGCGTGTTCCGAAGCACACCGTAAATCCGGGTAATGGGCCGCGGAACGTCAGGCATCAGCCAACCGCGGCGTCGATCGCCTCGCCGAGCTTCGTGACGATTTCCTCGACATGGCTGTCGTCGATGATGAACGGCGGCGCCAGCAGCACATGATCGCCGACCCGGCCGTCGATCGTGCCGCCCATCGGATAGCACATCAGACCGAGTTCCATCGCCTTTGCCTTCACCTTCGCATTCACCTTGCGCGCGGGATCGAAGCACTTTTTCGTCGCCCGGTCCTCGACCAGTTCAAGACCGATGAACAGCCCGCGGCCGCGGATGTCTCCGACATGGTGATGATTCCCGAATCGCTCCTCGAGCGCGGTGCGCAGCTTCGCGCCCATGGTCCGGACATTCTCCAGCAGATTGTCCTCCTCGATCACCTTCTGTACCGCCAGAGCGCCGGCGCAGGCCGCCGGGTGCCCCATATAGGTATGGCCGTGCTGGAAGAAGCCGCTGCCGTCATGGATCGCCTTGAAGATCTTCGCGGAGACCAGCGTGGCACCGATAGGCTGGTACCCCGCACCGAGACCCTTGGCGATGGTCAGGAGATCCG comes from Nisaea sediminum and encodes:
- a CDS encoding fumarate hydratase, which encodes MEEMNFTEMFPLAEDKTEYRKLSGDHVGVEKFRGQDMLVIEPEAFTLLTEQAFRDISHLLRPAHLQQLKNILEDSEATNNDKFVAYELLKNAAISAGGVLPMCQDTGTAIVMGKKGQNVFTGFNEERDIARGVFNIYTKHNLRYSQMAPLDMFTEKNTASNLPAQIELYATEGDAYKFMFCQKGGGSANKSFLYQETKAILNPSALMKFLDTKIRTLGTAACPPYHLAIVIGGTSAEFNMKTVKLASTKYLDGLPTKGSESGHAFRDVEMEQQVLKMTQEMGIGAQFGGKYYCHDVRVIRLPRHGASLPVGIGVSCSADRQCFAKITKDGIFVERLETDPAKYMPDIDPSEFEGDVVKIDLNKPMEEIRKTLSQYPIKTPVSLSGPIIVARDIAHAKLKERLDSGQGLPDYIKNHPVYYAGPAKTPEGYASGSFGPTTAGRMDSYVDPFMEAGGSFVMLAKGNRSPQVREACKKYGGFYLGSVGGAAAKLALDSIKKVEVQEYPELGMEAVWRIEVEDFPAFIVTDDKGNDFFSNI
- a CDS encoding flagellin; this encodes MAINNSINTNAGAFTALRNLNSARSFQDQTQNRISTGQRVSGALDQAAIFAIAQSIRGELSANAAVQQGLNQTAGAVSVATAGATGISNLTQDIQGKLVELSNPALTAEQRGIVQNDVNALLEQAQGFVDNASFNGTNLLQSGAGDLNTLQNENGDTLTVSGQGSVGDSLTALAAADFSDPASVLSNEFAAFQTALNNSLGELGASSRRIVAQNDQLQGISDATEEGLGNLVDANLGREAARLAADQARGQLSQLSLGIANRSPEVVLGLFRS
- a CDS encoding SspB family protein, translating into MMVDEALRGVVRRALRQVAQHGLPGNHHFYITFKTRADGVSIPPYLLEKYADEMTIVLQFQFWDLEIEEELFTVSLSFNDVRERLVIPFAAITGFADPSVKFGLQFQTLDESELEDMDLPEMSDDEAAEELPENDGNTEAMGQVVSLDNFRKKK
- a CDS encoding TAXI family TRAP transporter solute-binding subunit gives rise to the protein MPDVPRPITRIYGVLRNTRISGRTLDFRELGFYPAAIQANTFIRGGFMKKAFALGIATALVSGAAFLGSTRDANAVEQRLITIGTGGVTGVYYPTGGAICRLVNKDRKKHGIRCSVESTGGSIYNINTIRDGELDMGVAQADVLYSAYKGEGSFEDAGAFADLRSVFSLHSEPITVVARADAGIKNVTDLKGHRVNIGNPGSGSRDTYQIVEKALGWTRSDLKFAAELTSAETGQALCDNKIDAYFWLVGHPSALTKESVASCDAVLVNVTGREIDKLVEEHPYYRKVMIPGGMYAGNSNDVHSIGVAATLITSAALSDDVIYEITKAVFANLEVFKNLHPAFSHLKESEMITSGRSAPVHNGAVRYFRERGWM
- a CDS encoding alpha/beta family hydrolase: MPASDFLENGPENAPATLILAHGAGAPMDTPFMNRVAEGIAEAGYRVLRFEFPYMAARRTEGGRRPPDRQPVLLETWRETIAAASGTGPLFIGGKSMGGRMATLVAEESGVAGTLCFGYPFHPPGNPEKLRTAHLETMTCPTLILQGERDPFGGREEVEGYKLSGNVELYWAADGNHDLAPRKASGHTVNDNLAGAIDAALKFMKKVSRSGPS